The genomic stretch CTAGAGTAACAGGCAAAGAccagagacaaaaaaatccccaaaacccaaaaaaacccaaaccacagaaGTAACAGTTAAAATTCTATCACTACTACCAGTGACCAAATTACACTTAGGTCAGGCCTGATGGGCTGTTGTAGAAAAAGAATGTTCTCTGTAATGCATTAGCATTTGCAAagcagttaaaataattttcccctcAACACTGAGCTGTTAGAAGAGTTAAGTACAGTTGCTTTCTTGCTGAAGACATTCGCTCATTATACAAATGCCTTGCATATCCTCAAGCATCTCAGTGCCCAACAGCAGTCAATAAAGCAAGTCAAACACTAGGGAttagaaaaataacaagcaAAACAAGTTTCGCCATTTATACACCACAGTATAAATGTCATTTGCTACATACGGAAAACTGTGCCCCCCTTGCTCGCTCCTCATCTGAATAAGCATATACTACAACGTGGAAAGGTTCAAAAAATGGCAACAGGGACAACTGACATTTCCCATACAAAAAACAGAGCAGATTAAATTCTTCAGTCTGGAGAGGAGATGCCTTGGGGTTGGAAGGATAAGAAAAGTCTCCCAGATTCTGAACAGACTGGAGAGACACTCTGAAACCTCACCAGTGAAGCGCAGGTGATCCTTACCAGTCTGAAACGTTGCAGGGGGATTTTGCCAACATCTACAGGACTCCGCTCTGCAATATTCACAAATTTTGCCTCCAGTACAGCTACAGCACACATCACATGAACCCACCTTTCaggacagaagaggagaaaaagtaattaatatGCATTAGGCCAACAACAGGACACTTTGGAGTTTAAGTAAACACAGTTCTGTTGAAGCTTGCCATAAAAACCACGACAAATAGCCTCTGAGAGCTAGCAGTGTAATCTTCCTTCCTACTGTTAGTAACAGGGCACATGTGGGGCAAAACCAAGACTTCTTCATACTTCCAATCTATTACTAACAGGCTTAACAGGAGAGCAATTTAGTGTGGCTTGTGCGGGTTGCATACCTGCATTAACAAAAGCCCGCCTGATAGGTTTATACCTGTCCCATAGCAACTGCTCAGTCACTACTTAATTACTTTTGAGACTCCATATGACATCCACAACATTTTTGGAGGCCAAGTTTCAGTCACTCCATGGTGCTGCAAGCCTATCCCACTGCTATCAACCAACTTCAGGTGATCCACCACACCAAAGGACACAGGACAGGCAGCTGTATGCAGTATACTTGCTCCAGAGGTAGCCTGAATGTCAAAATGTTGTGCTACTTAAAGCTATGGTTGTCCTTTGTCTCCATTGCCACCACACATTATGTGGGGAAATCAAAAGCCTCTGTGAGAAGGTACTGAGAAATGTTATCTCATCAGGAATCTTATTTTTATGTGGTACGTTATACCTCTGCACATTACACCTCTGCActataaaatacaaagcaattaACAGCTGCTGTCAACAGAATGAGAGTGAGGCATTACCTGAAGAGATGATGACTGCTGCACATGAATGCAATGAACACACTTTACCATAGCCCCCCTCAGTAACACAAAGTGTGAAAGGTGTTGTTGGTCACCCTGTCACACCAAATGCAGACACTGGCTTTACTAGCTTACCCTCGGCTACTTAGGAATTGAGCTTCTCCCTTAAGACCAAAAAAGCTGGAACACTCACTTGTCGTCATTGgctctctgcagtgctcctCCTCGTAATGAACACAAACAGCAGTCCTGGCACAAGGAAGAAAGCATTAGCTGAAAGAGTGAAGTCCAGAGCGGTACACTTGCTTCAGAACTTCCGCCTCAACATGCATgtccagaggaagaaaactgtttcaCTGTCAGAAGAGAGTTAACTACCTTGTACAGATCAGCCCTTTAGCTCTCAATGGATGCTGCCATTAGGGCAACAAATACAGACTCCCAAGTCTGTTGAAGGCAAGCAGACCTACCACTGAAGACTTGTTCAACTTGTTTGTTATGGGTTCCTTTTACAATTGCAATACCCTATATCCTCTGAGGATGTGTAAAAGGATCTGGAACAAACATGAGCAAATACAATTCAAAAGGTTGACCTGTCCCGCTGGTCTAGAGCCTATACAGCTTTTTGAGGGAATCGCATTCTTCTTGCCTTCTTCAGATGTGCACACCTCCCTAGTTATTAGCAGATGTTACTTTCTGATTTAGAAATAGTAACTACCGTAAATTAAGACAGACAATGGAGCTACTCCCATATTCATGCAGAACATAGTCATAGAGAACTATGACTCAAGTGAGCTCAGCAGCTTTGCACTAGTTAAAACAATTATATTGCTATGGCTTAAAAAGCACCAAAATACAACACACTGGCTCCTAAACATTCTCTAAATTGCCTTCTTTTCACaggagggaataaaaaaaaaaaaatatatatatacaacaTTGTGGAAATAAACTTTGTAGCAAGTTCCCAGATGTATCAGACTCCATCTGTGAGAATCTTATGAGAAACTTTACCTCTTCTAATGCATTTTCTGTACACCTGGAGCACATCCAGTCTTCAGTGGCCTTGTCAGGGGATACACCATAACAACCTAGAATAGAGACATCTCACTTAAAAGCTTACCTAAACTCAGACCCCTTCCCGTCGGGCCCAGAAGTAAAGCAGGAATTAAAATCAACGAGCCTAAGGATGATGCTGTGTATTTGAAGTTACCCATGCAGCCAACTCCATATTTAAATGGCCAGCACTCAAGTATACACCATTCAGATAAGGGCTGAACTTGGTCCATGGTTAAACAGACTGGTAGAGGCTTGCTATGAATACAGACTTACTACAGAGAACAGCAGAGCTTAGGGTTAAGTCTAGATGCACTCACTTGCGTGAACACAGACGTGGCAGTTCTTGCAGGTGATGAGTATGCTGGTTCCATCTTCCTCTAAGTAGGGGGTTGAAAGATTGAGGTCAGTGCTGCAGCCAGTTGTAGTAAAGCACATTTCAGGAATCAGGGGTTTGGTTCGGATCTTCCCATCCACAGCAGCTGGAGTTACTCCAGAGTTTTGACTGTTGCCTCCACACTCTGCCTGTAAGGGATGGACAGGAAATTTAAGTTTTACAAGTAAAACTGTCTCACACCATCTTTACTCACCTGTTATTCCATACATAAATCCCgtttaaagaaagaatgaagGTGCTGAAAGATTAAAGAGTTACCAGGTTAGGTGAAAATATAGTTAGTTTATAAAATCCTCAGCTACTGCAGCTTCAGAATGAGATTATTTTCCACCCAAATGGCTAAATGTAAGGTCTGAACTGCATACCTCTAATAAGCCACAAAAGACACATCAAACCACATCTCTTCTGACAGAAGAGATGGAATCACCAAGCCCACCTCATGCTCTGTGGGCAACACCTCTGCTGCATTCCCCACACCCTAATACAGAGGATCATAACACTGCTATCCAACATTGTACATTTATCTTACCTCAATATGGGAGGATTATGATCACACAAATAGATACCTACTGCAATccccattatttttttcctagtgtaaTTCTGAACAAGCCTAATGGGCTTTGAAACTAATTTGCTCCTGGGAAATAAGAAGactaaaaatgcagtttcccCCTTAAATCTCAGGAGACTTTCAGGCTAATCTTTTGTAATTTATTCATCTAAACCAATGTCAAACCAAACAGCAATTACATGTAAAGTTTACAGAGATAATGCTTCCGTTCAAGTTACCCTTCTTAACAGCTAAACAGAAATGAATCTCTTCTCTTTGAGGAAATGTTTCAAACCATGTTTTGTACCCCACAGGCCACCACAAACGTAGGTTGcctaatcttttaaaaatattattagcaGAAATTGCAGTAGCAGAATGAAGCTGCACTGTCCCTCCCTACAGTGCATcaaaaggtaggaaaaaaaagtccaggtAAATATCACAGTTGGAAGGGAACTGATATGTTTCCAACAAGTCTTGTTTATTCAGATTCTGTAAAACTTACTGATTTACACTGAACATTGCACATCAAGCAAAAAGGCTAAACAACTGCAGGAAATCTATAACAAAGTTATGAAacgtgacttttttttttccaagcatccagatacttttcttcttcacaaaGGAAAACTGAGTATTTATCTGGCATTTTGTGCCAATTTTTTATTAGAATGGGTAACTGAAGTGAGTTCCCAGACTTGCTATAGACTTTCTGAAGTTGGAACAAAGACCCTAACCACAGCTCAAATCTTGGAAAAGTTTCTGCTTCACTGCCTGGTGTAGACAGACATTTGAAAACCTGCAGCTAGAGTTTTCTGCTTAATAGCATTTAGAACTCAAAAAAGAAGCTAACAGAATTTAAACTGTCCTTAAATCATTAACTTATACACTGTCAGCACCAGTGGAAATCCATGTCCAGTCGTAACAAGAACCTACTCTCACGCAGAAATAGCAAGATTGAACAGAAACTATGGTCTATGGTTTTCATGGAAATTAGGAACTATATGCAATATAACCCTTCAACAAAAATTTGAGGTCTCTATTTCCAAAACTGTGATGAACATGTTTCTAGTGCTACCATAATCATACAGTAATCTCAAATCAAATACACTTAGTGTATGGGAAGGGACAAACTATCTCTAAGCTGCAGGTACAACACGCAATCAGACAACTATTCAAGCTACCTTAAAATTACTTAGCTTAGGCACAGCAAAAAATTCAGTGTGGGACTTCTGCCTAAGCATTTAGTCAAGATGACAAAGGCACTCTGCAACCCATCCCAGGCTATGCACTGCTACAACTACACTTTGTTAAAGCACGTTTTCACATGCCATAGCTACTGTCAATATGCATATACTCCAAGAAAAGACAGCTTTCTATCTATGCTATCCACAAACACAACCCTAAATCCTTTTAAGTAAAGCGTTTTCTTCCTTGCCAGCTCCCCAAACACCATGTGCTATGAGTGGCcttaaagtgttttttaaaaaagtacagaagTGAAGGTGTcagtctggaaaagagaaatgggaTTTGATAGTCAGCTCCAGCAACATTCATGCTCCGTTCTGTGGTTCAAGCAAAAGCCACAGTACACAAAAGCATCTGCTGAACAGCTGAGCAAGCCCCTGGAAACCCACAGGCAGTCAGTCCATCACAGGTGCACTGAGGTTTATCCAATTGTGCTCTCCTGGATCAATTCCTTGGGAAGACTGCAACACTCATACAGCTGTTGTTAAGTGGCAATatgcaaaatgacatttttaaaactatgcCACAGCACCAGCCTATTCAGTTATCTCTATGATAACATTAACAGACTTGGTCTACATACCTGATATGTCTGGAAGAGCATGCAGACAGCACAGTAAGGAGACTGCTGAGCCATGGTCCGATTGTATTCTTTTTCAGCCTCAAAATTTGGTGGCCGATTCTGCCACAGCTGGCTAAGTGGCTTGGCCCATGCTTCTGTctcctcagcctcttcttcagGAGTTAGTTGCTCTGATGCCTCTGCAATAAGAGATCATTAACTCAGTGATTACGTGTCCTTTTATAGATACCCTTCTTGCAAATGAAACTAAATAAGGCAAGAAGTTATGAATGGAGATGACATAAAGACTGCCAGAAATCAAATTTACAGAAGAGTGATAGGATCCAGTAACTCAGTCGCCTCTTCACAAGGCTTCTACTCATTAAGCAACCGTGCAGACACAAGATAGGCTTATTGGGTGAGAACAGCACCAGCTCCAAATTATGTCAACACTGTCACCCAAATGATctgttgttgttggggtttttttgttgtttgtttcttttcttttcttttttttaaaatcatgaatATTTATATCAATTACTGGAATGCTCTAAGGCAGATGCAATGATGCAACAGTCTCTGGTactgctttaattttcctttcagagctGTGACTTTCCAGAGAATggagcaggaaagaaagaagacacCATCTGACAGAAAAGCTTAATgatgcaaacacaaaaaaccgAGACTAGCACCTTGTCCAGGATGCAGAGGTGTCACTTGCTGACTCCCGTCTGTCACCACTTACTTAATGGAATACCCCACACTGTCCACAGAAGTTGAGACCCTCTCTACAGTTTCCCAAAGAGCACAAGGCTTACTTACCATCATCACTAATGCAGTCTTTAACCAAGAGCGGGTGATGGCGTGGGAGCTTGCTCAATGGCTGGCGACGACCCTTGGACTTCTTACTCTCCTTCATTGATCTTATGTACTCCTTTGCTACCTGGACAAGGAGAAGCAATTCAGCAGTCAATTAGCACACATCCTtttgacattatttttaaagaaatttattttgaacttaaaaaaaacctccacaaaaTGCACACATGCTTCCATGATTTTCTTTCTAACAAACTAACTTCAGCTCTAAACCAGCTAAGTTTCTGAAAGAACTGTTTGCTGCATTTTTGCTAGGGAAAACCAAATAGAGCTGTACTAGTGCTGCTGAGCCATTAGAATAGAGACTTTTCACAGGTCCCAATGTAGCTTTTCATGCAAGTCTGTTTATATAAGAATTgtgtaaaagacagaaaaacagacagACAAGTTGAGTGGTTCAACGTAGAAGAGCCATGATAAGAAGTCTCACACATTCTGGAGAAATCCTCAGTTTGTATGTCAACTTAAAAagttcaaatttaaaaataaaaatataataaaattgttaaagttacagaatttaaaaaattcattgGCATCTCGACCTAACAgacttattttaaatgaaggaaaCTTTCACCCTCTCTGCTTATTACTTGCATTGATGTCTTTCCAGACAGCCTGGAAGAAGGAGACAACAACAACAGTAATTTCCTCTTCCCTTAGCTGTATGTAAAAACAAGTGACACACTGACAAAATTACTAACCTGACAAGCAAGGCAATAAAGGCAATGATTTTAACAGCCCAGGAAGTCTCTCAGCAGGTAAGAACCACCAtgcctccctttttttttttaatctgtcattCCTCTGagagcagaagcaaagcttAGATTAAATGCATCTTGCatctttttaaatctcttctttTCATTAAGAAGCCAGAAGAGAGCATAACAATCTTTATCTCTGATCTCTTACATAGAGTTGGATACAAGACTtctaagaaacagaaatgcttttattcAAACAGAAATTAGCATTCCCAGTTACCATCTGATGGAAAATTTGTTTCGAAATACACCATACTGGGGGAAAACGATCTACACCCATTcaaaatttcacattttcccTGTATGGAATATGCAATGGAGACATCAGTATCAGCAATAGAATTTCTTTAGTTTAAGATATCTTTGAGAACTCTTTCTCAGTTTCAGCTTAATTATGAACAGATTTGCACAtttgctgttctgtttctgtaattCCTGAATTTCAAAGACATAATCATTATTGGCCTCCCACTCTCTAAACACAGAtttaaagagggaaacaaagtaatttgaaaaGACACTATCAGCTAAGATTTTAACTATTACAGCCTCCTCTTGGGTTGTCTAAAAACATTCATTGGCAGTTCTTAAACACTCAGATTTACATTCTCCCAACCAGTAATTTTTGTTccatcatttgttttttttaaaagggacaCACGTGTGTGTACATACGTGTGAttttatattaacaaaaaacccccccaaccCTCAAACATATTAATGTGCTCATAATAAAGGCTGGATTGAACTAGATTCATTTTAGGTACAAGCAGGTGTCTATTACTATAAAAGGACCTGAATCAGCCTGTACCACTACCATGTCAAAACCACCAAGCTACTCTTTCCCTTAAAGCACTTAAATAATTTAGAGAAGTTATCAAAACAAGAGATCTCCTTGTTTTTTAGAAGAGGTAAAAATATAAGACTTTCACCTTAATTCTTGTTTGTTTAGCAAAACCCATAGgtattaaaaacacattaacAACTAAGCAACCTGCTATGCAAACACCAATGGGGCGAAAACATAATCTACACAGAAGTTTTGTCACAGCAAATCTGTGAGCACATCATACAGCCCTTCAGCTTTCAGGACTCTTGCCATTCATACCTCTGCCAGTTCTTGCTCATTCACGCTGGCGGTGGCACTGGCTTTCTTTCCTGAAGTCTGTTCATTGTCAAATCCGCTGGCATCCCCTCTAGCATAGCTATGGACTGTAAGCACCCCAGCTGGCCCGGGAAGAGTTTGTTTTGCCAACAGATCAGTTGATTCAGAGTCAGAAGAACCAGAATACGCCGGCGAGCTGGGCTGAACGCTGGAAGTTGCATTCTGCTTTGAAGTCGTCAAAACTGAAGTGGAATTTGAAGCATGTGAAATGGAGAGATCCAATGCAGCTGCTTcttgctcttcctcttcttcctcctcaagcttcactgttttcagttcttcaaaTTTGGCAGAGTCCATATAGTCTAGAAGAAAAGATGTACTCACTTTTCTAAAGTCTGGGCAGCAGAGAGAACATTTGTGCAAGCACTTGCACAAAGccaaacaggaaagcaaactactacacacacaaaataaagtgACATTAAAGGCATGTAAAGAGTAGATCACTAATTCAAAGACCTATGGTTGgcttagagagagagagaataaaagcaTCTGCTCATTGCCTCTTCCAGTTAAAGAACTAGTGTATATCAAACAAAACTAGCACAGAGTGAGTTAAAAACAAATGGAGATGATCCTTTATACAGCATAGCTAACCAGCCCAACTCTTGGCCACATGATGCTGTGGGTAAGAGGTTACAAGGGTTCATGGGAGActtaatagaagaaaaataaaagcccacAAACCAATTGAAGATTATTAAATACAAGCCGcaaaaggctggaaaacaaTACTGGAGGGAGGCATTACATATGTTTGCCCTGTTCTTATATTGTTCCATAGGCCCCTTGCTCCTCCCTTAAGAGCAAGGATAACTGACCCATTACAAGCCACATTAATTTTCCTCCAGCCCACCAATtacaaaattacaaataaaacatCTATACAGCATACTAGACCCACACTACCAGGAAGCGTATGTATGTTTTACTAAGTAATTTCTATAAACAGGTCACACTATGCAACAGGGATACAGAGGACCTTAGACTACTGAGGCATCCAATACATTTCTGTATGCAGGCAGACAAAACGAAAAGAGCAAAAATTGAAAGCTAGAAACACCAACTTCTTAAGCAAGTCTCGTGCAATACTTCCTGTTTGTTTTAGTTCAGCTGAAAGGCAACATCCCTGTGACCTACCTCGTCAGTCAGTCATTGAAGCAGCTACAGGATGGCTGCCTACACTTTTGCTCTCccccaacattttttttatataattctCACTGGGGAGTTACCCACAGATAGGCCACAAAAGCTAACAAAAGCTGTGGTTATTTCATTTACTCAAACCAGCGGCAGAAGTGTCAGACAAATTTAACTAAAAGTGCATAACCTAAAATTGTTCTAGATGCACTCTCTGCTCTCGAAAAATCAAACAGTAATATCTCAGGTCTCACAACAGTAAATTTCTGAAGTGCTGGCCATGGCTCTGACAAACCAGTGTCTGCTTTTTTGGACATGACAACGTCCTACCAACTAGCATCGTTATGAAAGAGTGTCCCAGATTCAGCTCTAGCAGCTTCTCTCCCTGAAGAGTAATATCCTGGCCCCCATACCAGGATAAAGCTCGACACACAGTTACCTGGAAGCTTGAGCCCTTGTTCACCTTGCTGCACAAGTTCACTTGTAGGTCTCTCACGAGGCTCTGCCACGTCCGCTTCGCACTGCACAGagctcagctcctccttggggaAAGCCTCGCTCTCACTCACCTCCTGAGGCACTTCCAGGCAGACCCTGTGCCTTTTTGTTCCTATGCGATGCTTGGGGATGCTGCAGAAGACAAATCCATACGTCAGGTTACCAAGCACGTAAGCTTGTTGAATTTGTGCCTGGATGCACAAAATACAGCCTGGTTTGAATCAGTGTTTTATGAGACAGCATCTGGCAAGCCAAATAGTTTCCAAATTAttctgaagtgttttctttgcctttacAGAAGCAGAGTCAGTAGTCCTTAGGGATGACTCCTCAACATCTGTTAATCATGTATTAGGCAGCTACCTTCTAGCAGGGCATTCTTTaccttaaacaaacaaacaaacaaacaaacaaaaaaacccaaagaaaaaccaaaccaaaccagcaacaacaacaaaaataccacCAAAGACAGCTTTATGAACAGCAGCTGACACTGGCTGAAGAAGATTTAACTGCAAAATGTAAGATGATTAGCCTGTCCACCTTCAGCAACCAGGAACTGCACACTGACATTACAGCTTGCAGCACTGATAGTACCGGAATTTGCTAGCAAGTACTGTCGCATGATCCCAATACaccccctttttcttctggcCTCCCACTGTACGATGCACACTTCCAATCCAGGCTTTGGATGTCTGCCCAAAGTTGAAGAACTGCCTTCCAAGCTGGTGCGCTTCCTGTCTACACAGACCATCATCAATGTGTACTCAAACAGTAAAAACAATTAAGAGTAAACCCTATTCCCAAGAAAACAGACTACTGCTAACTCTGACTGCTATTGTTCTATCAGAATGGCAAACATTCAATTGCAGCTGGGTCCAATTTCTAATAATCCAATAGAAAAGCAGAGGACTATATAAAGCACTACCTTTTCATCTCATCCCCGTCTGACTCCTCTTTACACGTATCTCCTGTTTCCATTTCCTCAGCGCACTGTTTCCCATTCTTGACTTTTTGCATGAGATCCCCTTTAAGGaactctgctgcctctggggtTGGAAGAGCATGGTCAATGACAGTCACATCCTTCCCGGCTTTCCAAAGCTTGTAACGATCTGGCTGGTACTTCCTCACAAACACATCCATGGAGATCTTCACCATGTCCTTCCGACATGAGCACTGAAGtcacaaaaaaatattcaagtaaGGCCACATACCCAACAATTCTCGTCTGCATTCCTGTATCGCTTTGCTTTCAGGAGCTTAACCAAAGAAAAAATTCCTCCAGTTACATGTAACTGAGCCTCAGAACTCTCAAGACTCTTTCCCAGGAAGTCTAAAGTGCATATATTAAGTTACTAAAAACTGGGCAGAAAAGCCAgcaaaaacaatgaaacaaaaccagatgttATCACAATAACTAAGAGAGAAAGCTCACCAGCCTATTTACAGAGTTGCTGGTAGAAGCtgacttgttttaaaatgagctCGTACAAAAACAGCCAGCAAAACCAGAGACTATAATGAGGAAGTTGGAGCCGTGCAAACTCTGGGCCTACCCAGAGCAGCAGAGGTTCCCCTCATCTGGGCCTGGTTACAACTAGCACTTCAAAGCACTCACTTCAATGTaacttttgaaaacataatCCATGTTTGTAGGGCACCTCAACAGGGATATAACACTATCCAGTCTAAAGGTTCAGCCAAGATACTTATTTTGGTAAGTGACTTAAGTTACCAAAGTCTTACTTCCAGGCTAAATGGTCAATAAATAATGgttaaaatatcagaaaaaataCTGACGAGTCCTGACCACCAGGCACACCCTTTCATCTTTGGGAAGACAGCCAGTCCCCTGATTTTCTTTGAAGCCTCACTTGATATACACAAAGCTAAAAACATGTTATATGCTATCCATAGTTGAAACAAGGACATGAAGCAGGAGGCTGACTGGACATTGTTAGTGTATCAGAAAGCAAACATCACACCTTAAATGGACAAAGCACTGAATTCACTCCCTTAGAACAAACATTGGGGGCTTaatgagcagcagagcagcattaGGTTATTTGTACACAATGGGACGGCAACAGACCACTTACCAGTACAGACTGCTTCCCGTACTCGATCCACCGAAGAGTAGCAAAGTTGGTAGATTCAGCACAGTTAAAGCCATGATTAAAGCCAGCATGATAGCTATAAGGAAAGGTTATCATGAACTCTCCAGCCTCCTGTGTCACCTAGAAGACAATTGGGACACCGCACTGTTATTCACAACTTAAGAGTCTGCTTGGTGTGTCTGAATAAAAGGAGCTCCCATACACTGCATGAGGGGTATCCAAAACCCCCACCCACAAATGGGCTTGCTTGGTTCAATGGACAGACTTGATACTTATCTTCACTATTCTCCTACTTACGTTAAGTATCTGTTTACTGGAAAGCAACACTCAACAGTTTTTTACTAAAACACAACACAACTGGTCAAAATAGCACAGAAGTGGTTATACATTTGAAACATGCTGTGATAAGCTATCTGAAGGTCATAAAGGTACTTATCTGT from Pelecanus crispus isolate bPelCri1 chromosome 5, bPelCri1.pri, whole genome shotgun sequence encodes the following:
- the KDM4A gene encoding lysine-specific demethylase 4A isoform X2, with product MASELESLNPSARIMTFRPTMEQFRDFSRYIAYVESQGAHRAGLAKIVPPKEWKPRRCYDDIDELVIPAPIQQVVTGQSGLFTQYNIQKKAMTVREFRRIANSDKYCTPRYTDFEDLERKYWKNLTFNAPIYGADVNGTLYDKHVDAWNIGRLNTILDIVENESGITIEGVNTPYLYFGMWKTSFAWHTEDMDLYSINYLHFGEPKSWYSIPPEHGKRLERLAKGFFPGSAQSCEAFLRHKMTLISPSILKKYGIPFDKVTQEAGEFMITFPYSYHAGFNHGFNCAESTNFATLRWIEYGKQSVLCSCRKDMVKISMDVFVRKYQPDRYKLWKAGKDVTVIDHALPTPEAAEFLKGDLMQKVKNGKQCAEEMETGDTCKEESDGDEMKSIPKHRIGTKRHRVCLEVPQEVSESEAFPKEELSSVQCEADVAEPRERPTSELVQQDYMDSAKFEELKTVKLEEEEEEEQEAAALDLSISHASNSTSVLTTSKQNATSSVQPSSPAYSGSSDSESTDLLAKQTLPGPAGVLTVHSYARGDASGFDNEQTSGKKASATASVNEQELAEVAKEYIRSMKESKKSKGRRQPLSKLPRHHPLLVKDCISDDEASEQLTPEEEAEETEAWAKPLSQLWQNRPPNFEAEKEYNRTMAQQSPYCAVCMLFQTYQAECGGNSQNSGVTPAAVDGKIRTKPLIPEMCFTTTGCSTDLNLSTPYLEEDGTSILITCKNCHVCVHASCYGVSPDKATEDWMCSRCTENALEEDCCLCSLRGGALQRANDDKWVHVMCAVAVLEAKFVNIAERSPVDVGKIPLQRFRLKCIFCKKRRKRIAGCCVQCSHGRCPTSFHVSCAQAAGVMMQPDDWPFVVFITCFRHKIPSQAERAKAALQDLSPGQIVISKHKNGRFYQCEVVSLAKETFYEVNFDDGSFSDNLYPEDIVSRDCLQLGPPAEGEVVQVRWTDGQVYGAKFVASHAIQMYQVEFEDGSQLMVKRDDVYTLEEELPKRVKSRLSIASDMRFTEIFAEKEVRQERKRQRVINSRYREDYIEPALYRAIME
- the KDM4A gene encoding lysine-specific demethylase 4A isoform X1, whose amino-acid sequence is MASELESLNPSARIMTFRPTMEQFRDFSRYIAYVESQGAHRAGLAKIVPPKEWKPRRCYDDIDELVIPAPIQQVVTGQSGLFTQYNIQKKAMTVREFRRIANSDKYCTPRYTDFEDLERKYWKNLTFNAPIYGADVNGTLYDKHVDAWNIGRLNTILDIVENESGITIEGVNTPYLYFGMWKTSFAWHTEDMDLYSINYLHFGEPKSWYSIPPEHGKRLERLAKGFFPGSAQSCEAFLRHKMTLISPSILKKYGIPFDKVTQEAGEFMITFPYSYHAGFNHGFNCAESTNFATLRWIEYGKQSVLCSCRKDMVKISMDVFVRKYQPDRYKLWKAGKDVTVIDHALPTPEAAEFLKGDLMQKVKNGKQCAEEMETGDTCKEESDGDEMKSIPKHRIGTKRHRVCLEVPQEVSESEAFPKEELSSVQCEADVAEPRERPTSELVQQGEQGLKLPDYMDSAKFEELKTVKLEEEEEEEQEAAALDLSISHASNSTSVLTTSKQNATSSVQPSSPAYSGSSDSESTDLLAKQTLPGPAGVLTVHSYARGDASGFDNEQTSGKKASATASVNEQELAEVAKEYIRSMKESKKSKGRRQPLSKLPRHHPLLVKDCISDDEASEQLTPEEEAEETEAWAKPLSQLWQNRPPNFEAEKEYNRTMAQQSPYCAVCMLFQTYQAECGGNSQNSGVTPAAVDGKIRTKPLIPEMCFTTTGCSTDLNLSTPYLEEDGTSILITCKNCHVCVHASCYGVSPDKATEDWMCSRCTENALEEDCCLCSLRGGALQRANDDKWVHVMCAVAVLEAKFVNIAERSPVDVGKIPLQRFRLKCIFCKKRRKRIAGCCVQCSHGRCPTSFHVSCAQAAGVMMQPDDWPFVVFITCFRHKIPSQAERAKAALQDLSPGQIVISKHKNGRFYQCEVVSLAKETFYEVNFDDGSFSDNLYPEDIVSRDCLQLGPPAEGEVVQVRWTDGQVYGAKFVASHAIQMYQVEFEDGSQLMVKRDDVYTLEEELPKRVKSRLSIASDMRFTEIFAEKEVRQERKRQRVINSRYREDYIEPALYRAIME
- the KDM4A gene encoding lysine-specific demethylase 4A isoform X3; its protein translation is MWKTSFAWHTEDMDLYSINYLHFGEPKSWYSIPPEHGKRLERLAKGFFPGSAQSCEAFLRHKMTLISPSILKKYGIPFDKVTQEAGEFMITFPYSYHAGFNHGFNCAESTNFATLRWIEYGKQSVLCSCRKDMVKISMDVFVRKYQPDRYKLWKAGKDVTVIDHALPTPEAAEFLKGDLMQKVKNGKQCAEEMETGDTCKEESDGDEMKSIPKHRIGTKRHRVCLEVPQEVSESEAFPKEELSSVQCEADVAEPRERPTSELVQQGEQGLKLPDYMDSAKFEELKTVKLEEEEEEEQEAAALDLSISHASNSTSVLTTSKQNATSSVQPSSPAYSGSSDSESTDLLAKQTLPGPAGVLTVHSYARGDASGFDNEQTSGKKASATASVNEQELAEVAKEYIRSMKESKKSKGRRQPLSKLPRHHPLLVKDCISDDEASEQLTPEEEAEETEAWAKPLSQLWQNRPPNFEAEKEYNRTMAQQSPYCAVCMLFQTYQAECGGNSQNSGVTPAAVDGKIRTKPLIPEMCFTTTGCSTDLNLSTPYLEEDGTSILITCKNCHVCVHASCYGVSPDKATEDWMCSRCTENALEEDCCLCSLRGGALQRANDDKWVHVMCAVAVLEAKFVNIAERSPVDVGKIPLQRFRLKCIFCKKRRKRIAGCCVQCSHGRCPTSFHVSCAQAAGVMMQPDDWPFVVFITCFRHKIPSQAERAKAALQDLSPGQIVISKHKNGRFYQCEVVSLAKETFYEVNFDDGSFSDNLYPEDIVSRDCLQLGPPAEGEVVQVRWTDGQVYGAKFVASHAIQMYQVEFEDGSQLMVKRDDVYTLEEELPKRVKSRLSIASDMRFTEIFAEKEVRQERKRQRVINSRYREDYIEPALYRAIME